A stretch of Mycobacterium sp. ITM-2016-00316 DNA encodes these proteins:
- a CDS encoding MCE family protein — protein sequence MRDNLSGAAWRLTAFVIVAALGMFALLTVFAQFRFDGAQTFRAIFTNVTGLENGNFVRIAGVEVGKVSKIELNRDSTVTVEFSTEDSVILTEGSRAVIRYDNVIGGRYLALEEGTGSTQQLKSGATIPADRTSPALDLDALIGGFRPLFRALDPDQVNALSGQLLSALQGQGATVGSFLSQTAALTNTLADRDELVGQVVTNLNTVLGSLSDQKDKFGAAVDSLSEIVHTLEARKGDLSNAVAYTNESAASIADLMARARPPLANTVEELDRTAGIVVADHDYVDNLLATLPESYRILGRQGLNGDYFSFYICDLVLKLNGKGGQPVYVKLAGQDSGRCTPR from the coding sequence ATGAGGGATAACCTGTCGGGCGCCGCCTGGCGGCTCACCGCATTCGTGATCGTCGCCGCCCTGGGAATGTTTGCGCTGCTCACCGTCTTCGCGCAGTTCAGATTCGACGGCGCTCAGACGTTTCGGGCCATCTTCACCAATGTCACCGGTCTGGAGAACGGGAACTTCGTCCGGATTGCCGGAGTCGAGGTCGGCAAGGTGAGCAAGATCGAGCTGAACCGGGACAGCACCGTCACCGTCGAGTTCAGCACGGAGGACTCGGTGATCCTCACCGAGGGCAGCCGGGCGGTGATCCGCTACGACAACGTCATCGGAGGCCGTTACCTCGCACTGGAAGAGGGCACGGGTTCGACCCAGCAGCTGAAATCCGGTGCGACCATTCCTGCCGACCGGACATCACCCGCGCTGGATCTCGATGCCCTGATCGGCGGCTTCCGGCCGCTCTTTCGTGCGCTGGACCCCGACCAGGTGAATGCGCTGAGCGGGCAACTGCTTTCCGCTCTCCAGGGTCAGGGGGCGACGGTCGGTTCGTTCCTCTCGCAGACCGCGGCGCTGACCAATACCTTGGCCGACCGCGACGAGCTGGTCGGGCAGGTCGTCACCAACCTCAACACCGTGCTGGGTTCCTTGAGCGATCAGAAGGACAAATTCGGAGCGGCGGTCGACTCGTTGTCGGAGATCGTGCACACGCTCGAGGCCAGGAAGGGCGATCTCAGTAATGCCGTCGCGTACACCAATGAGTCGGCTGCCAGCATTGCGGATCTGATGGCACGTGCCCGGCCCCCGCTGGCCAACACCGTCGAGGAGCTCGACCGCACGGCAGGCATTGTCGTTGCCGACCACGACTATGTGGACAACCTGCTCGCGACATTGCCGGAGTCCTACCGGATTCTGGGCAGGCAGGGACTCAACGGCGACTACTTCTCCTTCTACATCTGCGATCTGGTCTTGAAGCTGAACGGCAAAGGCGGCCAACCGGTCTACGTGAAGCTGGCCGGCCAGGATTCGGGTAGGTGCACACCGCGATGA
- a CDS encoding MCE family protein, whose protein sequence is MKAFQERNPVIIGAIGVVAIGAVGFGVLNYDKLPLVSSQKSYSAYFAEAGGLTSGAAVQVSGFQIGKVQSISLDGPRVLVRFNVDSDVSLGDRTEAAVKTKSLLGTKVLDITPRGDGQQDGVIPLERTTSAYQLPDAIGDITAQISGLNTDQLSDSLSTLADTFRDTPEDLRVAVDGVARFSEALNRRDDQLRQLLANANKATTVLGERSDKIVQLIRDTNALLVALQAQSAALDQISDNITALATQIKGFIADNRGTLKPALDKLNGALTIVDNRKAEVQQSIKGFTSYVFSLGESVSSGPFFKAYLSNLLPGQYIQPFVDAAFSDLGLDPNVLAPSERTDPQTGQPGTPALPVPFPRTGQGGEPRLTIPDAITGNPGDQQCGPPGLALPGPGCYPYRDPGPQPAPGGPPPGPPAAAAPGQQSTPEPTPGPVYQPAPGEIGPDGNPVASGGTQP, encoded by the coding sequence ATGAAGGCATTTCAGGAACGCAACCCGGTGATCATCGGCGCCATCGGTGTCGTCGCGATTGGCGCCGTCGGTTTCGGCGTCCTCAACTACGACAAGCTGCCGCTGGTGTCATCGCAGAAGTCCTACTCGGCGTACTTCGCGGAGGCCGGCGGTCTGACATCCGGTGCGGCGGTGCAGGTATCCGGTTTCCAGATCGGCAAGGTCCAGAGCATCTCGCTGGACGGGCCGCGGGTTCTGGTGCGGTTCAACGTCGACAGCGATGTGTCTCTCGGTGATCGCACCGAGGCCGCGGTCAAGACCAAGAGCCTTCTCGGCACGAAGGTCCTCGACATCACTCCACGCGGTGACGGTCAGCAGGACGGGGTGATACCGCTGGAACGTACGACGTCGGCGTATCAGCTTCCCGATGCCATCGGCGACATCACGGCGCAGATCAGTGGCCTGAACACCGACCAGCTGTCGGACTCCCTGTCGACATTGGCCGACACCTTCCGGGACACCCCTGAGGATCTTCGTGTCGCGGTCGACGGTGTCGCGCGGTTCTCCGAGGCGCTGAACCGGCGCGATGACCAACTGCGTCAACTGCTGGCGAATGCGAACAAGGCCACGACCGTACTCGGCGAGCGCAGCGACAAGATCGTCCAGCTCATTCGGGACACCAACGCACTGTTGGTCGCCCTGCAGGCGCAGAGCGCCGCGCTCGATCAGATCTCCGACAACATCACCGCGCTCGCAACGCAGATCAAAGGGTTCATCGCCGACAATCGCGGCACCCTGAAACCCGCGTTGGACAAGCTCAACGGCGCACTGACGATCGTGGACAACCGTAAGGCGGAGGTTCAGCAGTCGATCAAGGGTTTCACCAGCTATGTCTTCTCGCTCGGCGAATCGGTGTCGTCGGGGCCGTTCTTCAAGGCCTACCTATCAAACCTGCTGCCAGGGCAGTACATTCAGCCGTTCGTAGATGCCGCGTTCTCCGATCTCGGGCTGGACCCCAATGTGCTGGCGCCCTCGGAGCGGACCGACCCGCAGACCGGTCAACCCGGTACCCCGGCGCTCCCCGTGCCGTTCCCGAGGACCGGACAGGGCGGCGAGCCCAGACTCACGATCCCGGACGCCATCACCGGCAACCCGGGGGACCAGCAGTGTGGGCCGCCGGGTCTGGCGTTGCCGGGGCCCGGTTGCTATCCGTATCGAGACCCGGGGCCGCAGCCGGCCCCCGGTGGTCCGCCGCCGGGTCCGCCCGCGGCCGCGGCGCCCGGCCAGCAGTCGACTCCGGAGCCCACCCCCGGGCCCGTGTACCAGCCGGCACCCGGCGAGATCGGGCCCGACGGTAATCCCGTCGCCTCAGGAGGCACGCAACCGTGA
- a CDS encoding MCE family protein: MTGHRRHVATLAVAVTALIFVLSGCSGWRGLNSLPMPGTEGKGPGAFTVQAQLPDVNNVQQNSRVRVGDVNVGTVTKIERQGWHAVLTMRLNGDVNLPANATATIGQTSLLGSLHIELAPPTAEAPQGRLEEGSLIGLASGGAYPSTEQALAAVSLLLNGGGIGQIQDITTALSSAFAGRESDLRSLITQLDTFIGNTNRQTDEIIAATDSLNNLVSDFADQRPVVDKALTTIPDALQVLKDERDTLADALDQLGKFSALAADSSNLTKEALIQELKDIGPVLKSLADSGPALTRSLSFFSVYPFAHETLSKWFRGDYANLTAVIDLTLSRIDSSFFTGTRFEGELTELEMQWGRTIGQLPSPYTAVNPLVIPYHLNQGP, translated from the coding sequence ATGACCGGGCACCGGCGCCACGTCGCGACCTTGGCCGTGGCGGTGACCGCACTGATCTTCGTGCTCAGCGGCTGCAGTGGGTGGCGCGGCCTGAACTCGCTGCCAATGCCCGGCACCGAGGGCAAAGGTCCGGGCGCGTTCACCGTTCAGGCGCAGTTGCCCGACGTGAACAACGTCCAGCAGAACTCCCGGGTGCGGGTCGGCGATGTCAACGTCGGAACGGTCACCAAGATCGAACGGCAAGGCTGGCACGCCGTGCTGACGATGAGACTCAACGGCGATGTCAACCTGCCGGCGAACGCGACGGCGACCATCGGTCAGACCAGCCTGCTCGGCTCACTGCACATCGAACTCGCCCCGCCGACCGCCGAAGCGCCCCAGGGGCGACTCGAAGAGGGATCGCTCATCGGTTTGGCATCGGGAGGTGCCTACCCGTCGACCGAGCAGGCCCTGGCCGCGGTGTCCCTGTTGCTCAACGGTGGTGGCATCGGACAGATCCAGGACATCACCACGGCACTGAGTTCGGCCTTCGCGGGACGCGAAAGCGATCTGCGGAGTTTGATCACTCAGCTGGACACCTTCATCGGCAACACCAACCGGCAGACCGACGAGATCATCGCGGCGACCGACAGCCTCAACAATCTGGTATCCGATTTCGCGGACCAGCGGCCGGTGGTGGACAAGGCGTTGACCACGATTCCCGACGCGTTGCAAGTGCTGAAGGACGAGCGTGACACGCTGGCCGACGCGCTCGATCAACTCGGCAAGTTCAGCGCGCTCGCGGCCGACTCGAGCAACCTCACCAAGGAAGCTCTTATCCAGGAGCTGAAGGACATCGGGCCGGTGCTCAAATCGCTCGCCGACTCCGGTCCGGCGTTGACCCGATCGTTGAGTTTCTTCTCGGTCTATCCCTTTGCGCACGAGACATTGAGTAAATGGTTCCGCGGTGACTACGCGAACTTGACCGCCGTCATCGACCTGACCCTGAGCCGGATCGACTCGTCCTTCTTCACCGGCACCCGGTTCGAAGGGGAGCTCACCGAGCTCGAGATGCAGTGGGGGAGAACGATCGGTCAGCTTCCGAGCCCATACACCGCGGTCAACCCGTTGGTCATCCCGTACCACCTGAACCAGGGGCCGTAA
- a CDS encoding MlaD family protein — protein sequence MVLSRRILIQLAFFSVLTLAGGAIMIFNYMGLPNLLFGVGHYKVTVELPAAAGLYKNANVTYRGTEVGRVDEVNLDSTGVVAVLSLKSGIDIPEDLTAEVHSASSIGEQYVALLPNGGGRPLKDGDVIPRNQTTVPPDISMLLDAANRGLEVIPRDNLQTAVSEAATAVGGLGPDLARLVKGSTTLAIDARANLDALTNLIDHSAPILDSQSATAGSIEAWASNVATATEQLKNEDTSVRAILTDGSQAAGEVAQLFDRLQPTLPVVLANLVTLGDVAVTYQPHIEQLLVLAPSAVEVVQGAGVTNRNTKQDYKGAFLSFNLNINLPPPCLTGYLPPQQARPTSLTDYPDRPEGDFYCRVPQDSMFNVRGARNLPCATRPGKRAPTVKMCESDENYVPLNDGYNWKGDPNATLSGQPVPAPRTATVPPAPAPPPGPPIAVAEYDPATGTYIGPDGHVYTQANLANNAQEQTWQTMIMPPTPK from the coding sequence ATGGTACTCAGCAGACGAATCCTCATCCAGCTGGCCTTCTTCTCCGTGCTCACCCTCGCCGGCGGCGCGATCATGATCTTCAACTACATGGGGTTGCCCAATCTGTTGTTCGGCGTCGGGCACTACAAGGTGACCGTGGAGTTGCCCGCCGCCGCAGGCCTCTACAAGAACGCCAATGTCACCTATCGCGGGACCGAGGTCGGCCGGGTCGATGAGGTGAACCTCGACAGCACCGGCGTTGTCGCGGTGCTGTCGCTCAAGTCCGGCATCGACATCCCCGAGGACCTGACCGCCGAAGTGCACAGCGCGTCGTCGATCGGTGAGCAGTACGTCGCCTTGCTCCCGAACGGCGGCGGCCGCCCGCTCAAGGACGGCGACGTCATTCCCAGGAATCAGACGACCGTCCCGCCCGACATCAGCATGCTGCTGGACGCCGCGAACCGGGGTCTGGAAGTCATCCCGCGGGACAACCTGCAGACCGCGGTCAGCGAGGCCGCCACCGCTGTGGGTGGCCTCGGCCCTGACTTGGCGCGCCTGGTGAAGGGCTCGACCACGCTGGCGATCGACGCCCGTGCGAATCTGGATGCACTGACGAATCTGATCGACCATTCCGCACCGATCCTCGACTCGCAGTCGGCGACCGCCGGCTCGATCGAGGCATGGGCGTCGAATGTGGCAACGGCGACCGAGCAGCTCAAGAACGAGGACACGTCGGTCCGAGCCATCCTCACCGACGGATCGCAGGCGGCCGGTGAAGTAGCGCAACTGTTCGACCGGCTCCAGCCGACTTTGCCGGTGGTGCTGGCGAATCTGGTGACGCTCGGCGATGTCGCGGTGACCTACCAGCCCCATATCGAGCAGCTGCTGGTGCTGGCCCCCTCCGCCGTGGAGGTGGTGCAGGGCGCCGGGGTGACCAACCGCAACACAAAGCAGGACTACAAGGGCGCATTCCTGAGCTTCAACTTGAACATCAACCTGCCCCCACCGTGCCTGACCGGCTATCTTCCGCCGCAGCAGGCCCGGCCGACGAGCCTGACCGACTACCCGGATCGCCCCGAGGGTGATTTCTATTGCCGGGTCCCGCAAGATTCGATGTTCAACGTGCGCGGAGCCCGCAACCTGCCGTGTGCGACCCGACCCGGCAAGCGCGCGCCGACGGTGAAAATGTGTGAGAGCGACGAGAACTACGTACCGCTCAACGACGGCTACAACTGGAAGGGCGACCCGAACGCCACGCTGTCGGGGCAGCCCGTACCCGCGCCGCGGACGGCAACCGTCCCGCCCGCCCCGGCCCCGCCGCCCGGGCCGCCGATCGCCGTTGCCGAGTACGACCCCGCGACAGGGACCTACATCGGGCCGGACGGACACGTCTACACCCAAGCGAATCTGGCCAACAACGCCCAGGAGCAGACATGGCAGACGATGATCATGCCGCCGACACCGAAATAG
- a CDS encoding Mce protein, with the protein MADDDHAADTEIAVAAQQKSDSGVGRSPRSIALIAGLMATVAVASLCGWLGTRAYHSAQINDDNAVFVQVARQGAINLTSVDHAEVEHDVERILDSATGTFYDDFSSRAQPFIEVVKKAQSTSEGTVLDAGLESVSDNEAQVLVAVRVTTAMADGTEQQPKSWRMRISVQRMGEDVKVSNVAFVP; encoded by the coding sequence ATGGCAGACGATGATCATGCCGCCGACACCGAAATAGCCGTTGCCGCACAACAGAAATCCGATTCCGGCGTTGGCCGGAGTCCGCGCAGCATCGCGCTGATCGCGGGACTGATGGCGACAGTGGCGGTCGCATCCCTGTGCGGCTGGCTGGGCACCCGGGCCTATCACTCTGCGCAGATCAACGATGACAACGCGGTCTTCGTGCAGGTGGCCAGGCAGGGCGCGATCAACCTGACATCGGTCGATCACGCCGAGGTCGAACACGACGTCGAACGCATTCTCGACTCTGCGACGGGGACGTTCTACGACGACTTCAGCTCTCGTGCACAACCATTCATCGAGGTGGTCAAGAAAGCGCAGTCCACGTCGGAGGGCACGGTGCTCGATGCCGGCCTGGAATCCGTGTCGGACAACGAAGCGCAGGTTCTGGTTGCCGTCCGTGTCACGACGGCCATGGCCGACGGCACCGAGCAACAGCCGAAGTCTTGGCGGATGCGGATCTCCGTGCAACGGATGGGCGAGGACGTCAAGGTATCCAATGTCGCCTTCGTGCCCTGA
- a CDS encoding SDR family NAD(P)-dependent oxidoreductase: MDLGLTGARVVVTGGASNIGRGIVHEFATEGARIVLNDIDEAQAKKVRDEALDLGATAVELAVEDLTVPGGAERTIGRAVSQWDGIDVLVNNAGWSVPGFVATDTDRDKWQRTIEVNFFSAVAATQAAIGPMKDSGSGALVFIASDAALGQIRQGIYGASKAAMVAFARTTAREHGRHGIRSNIVCPGLVMPESPDAVGASSLWAVGEDAVFNPKQIDFMLKDTPTRSLTTAQDVARAVLWFSSATAARQVTGQMISVSGGYTMP; the protein is encoded by the coding sequence ATGGATCTGGGACTGACGGGCGCGCGGGTCGTCGTGACGGGCGGCGCGTCCAATATCGGCCGCGGCATCGTGCACGAGTTCGCCACCGAGGGCGCGCGAATCGTCCTGAACGACATCGATGAAGCGCAGGCCAAGAAGGTCCGCGACGAGGCCCTCGACCTGGGCGCGACCGCTGTCGAGCTGGCGGTCGAGGACTTGACCGTGCCCGGCGGTGCCGAGCGCACCATCGGGCGCGCGGTCAGCCAGTGGGACGGAATTGATGTTCTGGTAAACAATGCGGGATGGAGCGTGCCCGGCTTCGTGGCAACCGACACCGACCGTGACAAGTGGCAGCGCACGATCGAGGTGAACTTCTTCAGCGCGGTGGCCGCGACGCAGGCCGCCATCGGCCCGATGAAGGACAGCGGCAGCGGAGCGCTGGTCTTCATCGCCAGCGACGCGGCATTGGGCCAAATCCGGCAAGGCATCTACGGGGCGTCCAAGGCCGCCATGGTCGCCTTTGCCCGCACCACGGCCCGCGAACACGGACGTCACGGCATTCGATCCAACATCGTGTGTCCAGGCTTGGTCATGCCGGAGAGCCCCGATGCGGTTGGCGCATCCAGCCTTTGGGCGGTAGGCGAGGATGCGGTGTTCAACCCGAAGCAGATCGATTTCATGCTCAAGGACACCCCGACGCGCAGCCTGACCACCGCCCAAGACGTCGCCAGGGCCGTGCTGTGGTTCTCGTCGGCGACAGCGGCGCGTCAGGTCACCGGACAGATGATCTCGGTCAGCGGCGGTTACACGATGCCGTGA
- the fabG gene encoding 3-oxoacyl-ACP reductase FabG: MDRWENPVEKLLQDKIAVVTGAAQGIGLEIARTLHHHGARVVLADLDDTAARRAAEDVAGGSVECSGAACDVTSEDDVRTLVSETVDKHGRLDIFVNNAGITRDASLKKMQVSDFDSVITVHLRGTWLGIREASAVMREQKSGSIVNISSLSGKSGNPGQTNYSAAKAGIVGLTKAAAKEVAHHNVRINAIQPGLIRTPMTAAMPPDVFAQREADVPMKRAGEPGEVAGAVVFLGSGLSSYITGTVIEVGGGRYM; encoded by the coding sequence ATGGACCGATGGGAGAACCCGGTGGAGAAACTGCTCCAGGACAAGATCGCGGTGGTCACCGGCGCGGCACAGGGCATCGGGTTGGAGATCGCGCGAACGCTCCACCACCACGGCGCCCGCGTGGTCCTCGCCGACCTGGACGACACGGCCGCGCGGCGCGCGGCCGAAGATGTCGCCGGCGGAAGCGTCGAGTGCAGCGGCGCGGCCTGTGACGTCACTTCCGAGGATGACGTGCGGACATTGGTGTCCGAGACGGTCGACAAGCACGGGCGTCTGGACATCTTTGTCAACAACGCCGGTATCACTCGCGATGCGTCGCTGAAGAAGATGCAGGTCAGCGACTTCGATTCCGTGATCACCGTCCATCTGCGGGGCACCTGGCTCGGGATCCGGGAAGCCTCGGCGGTGATGCGAGAGCAGAAGTCGGGCAGCATCGTCAACATTTCCTCGCTCTCCGGCAAGTCGGGCAACCCTGGCCAGACCAACTACAGCGCGGCCAAGGCCGGAATCGTCGGCCTCACCAAGGCCGCGGCGAAAGAGGTCGCTCATCACAATGTGCGGATCAACGCGATCCAGCCGGGTTTGATTCGTACCCCGATGACGGCGGCGATGCCGCCGGATGTCTTCGCTCAGCGTGAAGCCGACGTCCCGATGAAACGGGCCGGGGAGCCCGGCGAGGTTGCGGGCGCGGTGGTGTTCCTGGGATCCGGTCTGTCCAGCTACATCACCGGCACCGTCATCGAAGTCGGCGGCGGGAGGTACATGTGA
- a CDS encoding enoyl-CoA hydratase/isomerase family protein, with translation MKTVLSEIDGTIGRITLNRPDRMNAISVQLAGELDAALTSLGQRQDINVIVIRGAGGNFCAGGDFEEVQRLRAEGSAELRELFTSFKAACDAIARAQVPVVAAVDGVAMAGGFELMQAADIVVVSDAARIADNHVNFGMIPGGGSTARLPRILGRQQALALLLSGDKFSGTRAVELGLAYEAYPADEFDESVERFLDRLSRRDRSAITSIKRLVTEGLDQDFDSANAAETDAVVWRIGGPAGQAGVDAFKEREIQA, from the coding sequence GTGAAAACTGTCCTCAGCGAGATCGACGGCACGATCGGGCGGATCACGCTCAACCGGCCCGACCGCATGAATGCCATCAGCGTCCAACTCGCCGGTGAGCTCGACGCGGCGCTCACCAGCCTCGGTCAGCGCCAGGACATCAACGTTATCGTGATCCGGGGGGCAGGCGGCAACTTCTGCGCCGGTGGGGACTTCGAGGAGGTGCAGCGACTGCGCGCGGAGGGCTCGGCGGAACTGCGCGAGCTGTTCACGTCCTTCAAGGCCGCCTGCGATGCCATTGCACGTGCCCAGGTGCCGGTGGTCGCCGCCGTCGACGGGGTGGCCATGGCGGGTGGATTCGAGCTCATGCAAGCCGCCGACATCGTCGTGGTCAGTGACGCCGCGCGAATCGCGGACAACCACGTCAACTTCGGGATGATTCCGGGCGGGGGGAGCACGGCGCGCTTGCCACGCATTCTGGGCCGTCAGCAGGCACTGGCGCTGTTGCTGTCCGGTGACAAGTTCAGCGGTACCAGGGCGGTCGAGCTCGGGCTGGCCTACGAGGCGTATCCGGCCGATGAGTTCGACGAGTCGGTCGAGAGATTTCTTGACCGACTCTCGCGGCGGGACCGGTCCGCGATCACCTCCATCAAGCGTCTGGTGACCGAGGGCCTGGACCAGGACTTCGATTCGGCCAACGCCGCCGAGACCGACGCTGTCGTCTGGCGCATCGGAGGCCCAGCCGGCCAGGCCGGCGTTGATG